Proteins from a genomic interval of Shewanella seohaensis:
- the gmhB gene encoding D-glycero-beta-D-manno-heptose 1,7-bisphosphate 7-phosphatase has product MGTVNRAVFLDRDGVINKDHGYVHQVDDFEYIEGVFEACLALKQMGYKLVVVTNQSGIARGMYTEDQFHSLTEWMDWNFADKGVDLDGIYYCPHHNEKGLGEYKVDCDCRKPKPGMLLDAAKFLKIDLSQSVMVGDKADDMLAAKAAGVPTRILVRTGKAIADDSEASVVLDSIADVPGFLKK; this is encoded by the coding sequence GTGGGTACAGTCAATCGAGCCGTATTTTTAGACCGTGATGGTGTGATCAACAAAGATCATGGTTATGTGCATCAGGTGGATGACTTTGAATATATAGAAGGTGTGTTTGAAGCCTGCCTCGCCTTAAAGCAAATGGGATACAAATTGGTGGTGGTTACCAATCAGTCGGGGATTGCCCGTGGCATGTATACTGAAGATCAATTCCACAGTCTCACCGAATGGATGGATTGGAACTTTGCCGATAAAGGTGTCGACCTCGATGGCATCTATTATTGCCCGCACCATAATGAAAAAGGTCTCGGTGAATATAAAGTCGATTGCGATTGCCGCAAGCCAAAACCTGGCATGCTACTCGATGCGGCAAAATTCCTGAAAATCGATTTGTCGCAGTCGGTCATGGTGGGCGATAAAGCAGACGATATGCTTGCGGCCAAAGCTGCAGGGGTCCCGACACGTATCCTCGTCCGTACTGGTAAAGCAATCGCTGATGATAGCGAGGCGTCTGTAGTGCTCGATAGCATTGCCGATGTGCCGGGATTTTTAAAGAAGTAG
- a CDS encoding GntR family transcriptional regulator → MSRTTPIVHKTRTQLVVEVLREKILSGDIAAGEPLRQSALAEALHVSRIPVREALLQLEAEGLVKFEPHKGATATELSVEQVTELFELRAMIETDLLAKAIPRLQEDDLIKAERVLEQLESAFKHEDAVASWSELNTQFHTCLYQAANRPHTLEVVHGLNTNCDRYIRLQLLLAGGIPAAEHEHRELLNYCKQRETEKATALLRHHILHAAMTIRDLVAKQVV, encoded by the coding sequence ATGAGTCGAACTACGCCTATAGTCCATAAAACCCGCACCCAATTAGTTGTAGAAGTGCTGAGAGAGAAAATTCTTTCGGGTGATATAGCCGCAGGGGAACCACTCAGACAAAGCGCCTTAGCCGAAGCCTTACATGTAAGCCGCATTCCCGTGAGAGAAGCCTTACTACAGCTGGAGGCGGAGGGGCTTGTGAAGTTCGAACCCCATAAAGGGGCGACCGCGACCGAATTATCCGTTGAACAAGTGACTGAGCTTTTTGAATTACGCGCCATGATCGAAACCGATCTGCTCGCCAAAGCCATACCACGACTTCAAGAAGACGATTTAATAAAAGCAGAACGCGTATTGGAGCAATTGGAATCGGCCTTTAAACATGAAGATGCCGTCGCCAGTTGGAGCGAGCTAAATACACAGTTTCATACCTGTTTATATCAAGCCGCCAATCGTCCACATACGCTAGAGGTTGTCCACGGCCTCAATACTAACTGCGATAGATATATCCGTTTGCAATTGCTGCTCGCAGGAGGCATTCCCGCAGCAGAGCACGAGCACCGCGAACTGCTCAACTATTGCAAACAAAGAGAAACAGAGAAAGCCACGGCGTTGCTGCGACATCATATTTTGCATGCCGCAATGACAATTCGGGATCTCGTCGCCAAACAGGTGGTCTAG
- a CDS encoding ketoacyl-ACP synthase III has translation MQYATITGWGKCVPPATLTNDDLATFIETSDEWIKSRTGISQRHISHVNTSELASVAAKRALAAAGIDGSEIDMIILASASPDTLIPNIASTVQANIGASCAAFDINAACSGFLYGLGLASSQIKSGQCKKVLVVGAERLSFYLDWSRRETAVLFGDGAGAVIVEATDVPGGVLGYELNNDPEGRDILKAGFGTAMDRFSAESLDFYIQFDGQEIFKRAINGMNKLSNQVLEKCGVDKDEVDLVIPHQANERIIDTLVSRMKIPKEKAFVNIANYGNTSAATIPIAICDALEKGLIKPNQTILSCAFGAGLTSAALLLQWGERVTPVQVSDAQLPPCELSGIELVKRAVDYFCK, from the coding sequence ATGCAGTACGCCACTATCACTGGCTGGGGAAAATGTGTTCCTCCCGCCACCTTGACTAACGATGATCTTGCTACTTTTATCGAAACTTCCGATGAATGGATTAAAAGCCGTACCGGGATCAGCCAGCGTCATATCAGCCATGTGAATACCTCTGAGTTAGCATCGGTTGCCGCTAAACGCGCCCTTGCAGCGGCGGGCATTGACGGCAGCGAAATTGATATGATCATTTTAGCCAGCGCCAGCCCAGATACCTTGATCCCTAATATTGCCTCCACAGTCCAGGCGAATATTGGTGCAAGTTGCGCAGCCTTCGATATCAACGCGGCATGCAGTGGCTTTTTGTATGGCTTAGGCTTAGCCAGCTCACAGATCAAGAGTGGTCAGTGCAAAAAAGTACTAGTAGTCGGTGCCGAACGTTTATCTTTCTACCTCGATTGGTCACGCCGTGAAACCGCCGTGTTGTTTGGTGATGGCGCGGGCGCAGTTATTGTTGAAGCGACGGATGTTCCGGGCGGTGTGTTAGGTTATGAGCTGAATAACGATCCTGAAGGTCGCGATATCCTAAAAGCCGGTTTTGGTACTGCGATGGATAGATTCTCCGCCGAGTCCTTAGATTTTTATATTCAATTCGATGGCCAAGAAATCTTTAAACGTGCCATTAATGGTATGAATAAGTTAAGCAATCAAGTGCTGGAGAAATGTGGCGTCGATAAGGATGAAGTCGATTTAGTGATCCCACACCAAGCGAACGAGCGCATTATCGATACCCTCGTTAGCCGCATGAAGATCCCTAAAGAAAAAGCCTTCGTGAACATCGCTAACTATGGCAACACCTCGGCAGCCACTATCCCTATCGCCATCTGCGATGCATTGGAAAAAGGCTTAATTAAGCCAAACCAAACCATTCTATCTTGTGCTTTCGGTGCGGGGTTAACCTCAGCAGCGCTGTTATTGCAATGGGGCGAGCGCGTAACGCCGGTTCAAGTGAGTGATGCCCAGCTGCCTCCTTGCGAGTTGAGTGGCATTGAGCTGGTTAAACGTGCTGTGGATTATTTCTGTAAGTAA